One stretch of Streptomyces sp. R21 DNA includes these proteins:
- a CDS encoding alpha/beta hydrolase, which yields MQTAKETAVLVVEWARDGRFSKIAALFAPPLRAALTAEALQAAWLAETAGSGPVTDLGEPSSEPLRPDLLRVSVPVVCERGQFTAIMSVDSAGLLNGLRLAPPAGEPWAAPSYADPDSFEEHDVTVGAGALAVAGTVTVPRGNGPWPGVVLLSGGGPFDRDATSGPNKPLKDLAWGLASRGVAVLRHDKVTFTHAAEVAAADDFTMTREYVPYAVAAVRLLQEEPRVDSGRVFVAGHSMGGKVAPRVAETEPSVAGVVILAGDAEPMHRAAVRVVGHLAALAPGPHSEAVLAEITRQATTVETALSPRTPREDLPFGLPASYWLDLRSYDAVATAAALDKPLLILQGGRDYQVTVEHDLSLWREGLNGRPDVTIQIHEADDHLFFPGTGPSTPAGYMAPQHVDAAVITDIATWLDGQLQRES from the coding sequence ATGCAGACTGCAAAGGAGACCGCCGTGTTGGTGGTCGAGTGGGCACGCGATGGCCGTTTCAGCAAGATCGCCGCGCTGTTCGCCCCTCCGTTGCGTGCTGCGCTGACCGCCGAGGCACTCCAGGCTGCCTGGCTCGCCGAGACCGCGGGATCCGGTCCGGTGACGGACCTCGGCGAACCGTCGAGCGAGCCTCTGCGGCCGGACCTGCTCCGTGTCAGCGTTCCTGTGGTCTGCGAGCGGGGACAGTTCACCGCCATCATGTCGGTCGACTCCGCCGGCCTGCTGAACGGGCTGCGCCTCGCTCCGCCTGCCGGCGAGCCATGGGCGGCTCCCTCCTACGCGGATCCGGACTCCTTCGAGGAACACGACGTCACGGTCGGAGCCGGTGCTCTCGCAGTGGCCGGCACCGTCACCGTTCCGCGCGGCAACGGCCCGTGGCCCGGTGTCGTGCTTCTGAGCGGCGGAGGTCCTTTCGACCGGGACGCGACCAGCGGACCCAACAAGCCCCTGAAGGACCTCGCCTGGGGTCTGGCCAGCCGCGGCGTGGCAGTGCTGCGCCACGACAAGGTGACCTTCACACACGCGGCGGAGGTGGCGGCCGCAGACGACTTCACCATGACACGCGAGTACGTCCCCTATGCCGTTGCCGCTGTGCGTCTGCTCCAGGAGGAGCCGCGCGTCGATTCCGGCCGGGTGTTCGTCGCCGGGCACAGCATGGGCGGCAAGGTCGCCCCACGGGTCGCCGAGACCGAGCCGTCCGTCGCGGGCGTCGTGATCCTGGCGGGTGACGCCGAGCCCATGCACCGCGCGGCCGTCCGGGTCGTAGGCCACCTCGCCGCCCTTGCCCCCGGCCCGCACTCCGAGGCGGTCCTTGCGGAGATCACCCGCCAGGCCACGACGGTCGAGACCGCCCTGTCACCTCGTACGCCCCGAGAGGACCTGCCCTTCGGCCTTCCTGCCTCGTACTGGCTGGACTTGCGCTCCTACGACGCGGTTGCCACCGCAGCTGCCCTGGACAAGCCGCTGCTGATCCTTCAGGGCGGCCGCGACTACCAGGTCACCGTCGAGCACGACTTGTCCCTCTGGCGAGAGGGACTGAACGGGCGTCCGGACGTCACCATCCAGATCCACGAAGCCGACGACCACCTCTTCTTCCCAGGGACAGGACCGTCGACGCCCGCCGGGTACATGGCACCCCAGCACGTCGACGCTGCGGTCATCACGGACATCGCCACATGGCTGGACGGCCAGCTTCAGCGTGAATCCTGA
- a CDS encoding helix-turn-helix domain-containing protein, giving the protein MDTLELLAHPVRLRVVHALRGGRVLTTGQLCALIPDVSKATVYRHVDLLAAGSILDVADERRVRGAVERRYRLRQEHAGIDAETAHALTPQRHERAFAAAMAALAAEFGAYLAREGSEPVDDLVGYRQHAIWLSRDELVALIGAMQAAIAPVLSNEPSQERTRYLLSPILFPAEQQDPL; this is encoded by the coding sequence ATGGACACCTTGGAACTCCTGGCGCATCCCGTCCGCCTCCGCGTGGTCCACGCACTGCGCGGCGGACGGGTCCTGACCACCGGGCAGCTGTGCGCTCTGATCCCGGACGTGTCCAAGGCGACCGTCTACCGGCACGTCGATCTTCTCGCCGCGGGTAGCATCCTCGACGTCGCCGACGAACGGCGGGTGCGGGGCGCCGTCGAACGCCGCTACCGGCTGCGGCAGGAACACGCCGGCATCGACGCGGAAACCGCGCATGCGCTCACCCCGCAGCGCCACGAGCGGGCATTCGCTGCCGCCATGGCCGCCCTGGCGGCGGAGTTCGGCGCTTACCTGGCGCGCGAGGGCAGCGAGCCCGTGGACGACCTCGTCGGCTACCGGCAGCACGCGATCTGGCTCAGCAGGGACGAGCTCGTGGCACTGATCGGCGCGATGCAAGCCGCCATCGCGCCCGTCCTCTCCAACGAACCCTCGCAGGAACGTACCCGCTACCTTCTCAGCCCCATCCTGTTCCCCGCCGAACAGCAAGACCCGCTGTAG
- a CDS encoding helix-turn-helix domain-containing protein yields the protein MSTVEDFFAQHDDWPWNPPRPGRATFHYLIAVTEGELRHDVDYVTRTVAPGQWLWVRPGHAQCWHPPGAARGTFILFEPDVLRPDLARLLAPLSAHEAPAVLSPHPDDTAWLQQTALQLLDEHRALGRRPLDVHHALRRSLLESLLLRLANSPDIALDGTAAAGTGRADRYGRFLDALELHFRELHQAANYAELLGCSVRTLSRAARDATGKGVRELIDERRLLEARRLLGAARWDARTVAVHLGFTDPANFGRFFRDRTGLTPAVFAAREARSDA from the coding sequence GTGAGTACCGTCGAGGATTTCTTCGCCCAGCACGACGACTGGCCGTGGAACCCGCCCCGTCCGGGCCGTGCCACCTTCCACTACCTCATCGCGGTCACCGAGGGTGAGTTGCGGCACGACGTCGACTACGTCACGCGGACCGTCGCCCCCGGCCAGTGGCTGTGGGTGCGTCCCGGGCACGCGCAGTGCTGGCATCCGCCCGGCGCGGCCCGCGGTACGTTCATCCTGTTCGAACCGGACGTGCTGCGGCCCGACCTCGCCCGTCTCCTGGCCCCGCTCTCCGCGCACGAGGCCCCCGCCGTGCTCAGCCCGCACCCCGACGACACCGCCTGGCTCCAGCAGACGGCACTCCAGCTCCTGGACGAACACCGCGCACTGGGGCGCCGCCCCCTCGACGTCCACCACGCCCTGCGGCGCAGCCTGCTCGAATCGCTGCTGCTGCGCCTGGCCAACTCCCCGGACATCGCCCTCGATGGCACGGCCGCGGCCGGCACGGGCCGTGCCGACAGGTACGGACGCTTCCTGGACGCCCTGGAGCTGCACTTTCGCGAGCTGCACCAAGCCGCCAACTACGCCGAGTTGCTCGGCTGCTCGGTCCGCACCCTCAGCCGTGCCGCCCGGGACGCCACCGGCAAGGGGGTACGCGAACTCATCGACGAGCGGCGCCTCCTGGAAGCCCGGCGCCTGCTGGGAGCTGCCCGGTGGGATGCCCGGACGGTGGCCGTCCACCTCGGCTTCACCGACCCCGCGAACTTCGGCCGCTTCTTCCGCGACCGCACCGGCCTCACCCCGGCCGTCTTCGCGGCCCGCGAAGCGAGGTCCGACGCTTGA
- a CDS encoding MmcQ/YjbR family DNA-binding protein — protein MNGTDLHKTAVDCAEGLPGAALEHPFGPDWEVFKVRGKVFMLMTEVPGRPVVILKADPGEAHALREQYSHITPGYHMNKKHWITLEGGAGVDKELVGELVTESYRLVVAHLPKAEQPVDPHTYGSGRPAR, from the coding sequence ATGAACGGAACGGACCTGCACAAGACCGCCGTCGACTGCGCCGAAGGACTTCCCGGAGCAGCGCTGGAGCATCCCTTCGGCCCCGACTGGGAGGTCTTCAAGGTGCGCGGCAAGGTGTTCATGCTGATGACCGAGGTCCCGGGGCGTCCCGTCGTGATCCTCAAGGCGGACCCCGGCGAGGCCCACGCCCTGCGGGAGCAGTACAGCCACATCACCCCGGGCTACCACATGAACAAGAAGCACTGGATCACGCTGGAGGGCGGGGCAGGCGTCGACAAGGAGCTCGTCGGGGAGCTCGTCACCGAGTCATACCGGCTCGTCGTCGCTCACCTGCCCAAGGCGGAGCAGCCCGTCGACCCGCACACCTACGGCAGCGGAAGGCCGGCCCGGTGA
- a CDS encoding MmcQ/YjbR family DNA-binding protein codes for MSAAGDRLQDTARRAARTLPDVSHGYPFTPGLDVYKVAGKVFLIVTDDPDDQIITVKCEPEHARAHVRGYASITPGHYLDKRHWISLGPGPGITERLVTDVVENSYDLVTKRLPQRDRPGAR; via the coding sequence GTGAGCGCGGCCGGTGACCGGCTCCAAGACACCGCCCGCCGGGCGGCCCGCACCCTGCCCGACGTCAGCCACGGATACCCCTTCACTCCCGGACTCGACGTGTACAAGGTCGCGGGCAAAGTGTTCCTGATCGTCACCGACGACCCGGACGACCAGATCATCACGGTCAAGTGCGAACCCGAACACGCCCGCGCTCACGTACGCGGCTACGCCTCGATCACACCGGGCCACTACCTCGACAAACGGCACTGGATCTCCCTCGGTCCTGGTCCCGGCATCACCGAGCGGCTGGTCACGGACGTTGTCGAGAACTCCTACGACCTGGTCACCAAGCGGCTGCCGCAACGCGACCGTCCCGGTGCCCGATGA
- a CDS encoding replication-associated recombination protein A, with product MEPTEATLPLFGEEPARPLADRLRPTRLEEVVGQDHLLAPDAPLGRMVAQQRLSSAILWGPPGVGKTTIARLLADGSKLAFEPVSATFSGVAELRKVFAAARSRRGIGQGTLLFVDEIHRFNRAQQDSFLPYVEDGTITLIGATTENPSFELNGALLSRTQVLVLKRLDEAALSTLLDRAEQLTGHRLPLEDDTRRALIAMADGDGRYLLNMAEQLQALPDTETPLDTAGLAHHIQQRAPLYDKAQEGHYNLISALHKSMRGSDPDAALYWLARMLDGGEDPLFVARRLVRFGCEDIGMADPHAIQQALAAWDVYERLGSPEGELAIAQAVVYLATAPKSIAVYRGFNAAHRAARRTGSLMPPAHILNAPTRLMMDLGYGKDYQYDPDTTDGFSGDDYFPDGMDHETYYQPTRNGYEAQISERLRHWNALRARRRSG from the coding sequence ATGGAACCGACCGAAGCGACTCTGCCGCTCTTCGGCGAGGAGCCCGCCCGGCCCCTCGCCGACCGCCTGCGCCCCACCCGGCTGGAAGAGGTCGTCGGGCAGGACCACCTCCTTGCCCCGGACGCTCCACTGGGCCGCATGGTCGCCCAGCAGCGCCTCAGCTCCGCCATCCTGTGGGGGCCGCCCGGCGTCGGGAAGACCACCATCGCCCGGCTCCTCGCCGACGGCAGCAAACTGGCCTTCGAACCAGTGTCGGCCACCTTCTCCGGCGTGGCCGAGCTCCGGAAAGTGTTCGCCGCCGCACGCAGCCGGCGGGGCATCGGCCAGGGGACCCTGCTGTTCGTCGACGAGATCCACCGCTTCAACCGCGCCCAGCAGGACAGCTTCCTTCCCTACGTCGAGGACGGCACGATCACCCTGATCGGCGCCACCACGGAGAACCCGAGCTTCGAACTCAACGGCGCCCTCCTCTCCCGCACCCAGGTCCTTGTCCTCAAACGCCTCGACGAAGCCGCACTGTCCACGCTCCTCGACCGCGCCGAGCAGCTCACCGGCCACCGGCTGCCGCTGGAGGACGACACCCGCCGCGCCCTGATCGCCATGGCGGACGGCGACGGCCGCTACCTCCTCAACATGGCCGAACAGCTCCAGGCCCTCCCGGACACCGAGACCCCCCTGGACACCGCCGGGCTCGCCCACCACATCCAGCAGCGGGCCCCGCTGTACGACAAGGCGCAGGAGGGCCACTACAACCTGATCTCCGCGCTGCACAAGTCGATGCGCGGCTCCGACCCCGACGCGGCCCTGTACTGGCTCGCCCGCATGCTCGACGGCGGCGAGGACCCCCTGTTCGTGGCCCGCCGTCTGGTCCGCTTCGGATGCGAGGACATCGGCATGGCCGACCCGCACGCCATCCAGCAGGCCCTCGCCGCCTGGGACGTGTACGAGCGACTCGGCTCCCCCGAGGGCGAGTTGGCGATCGCCCAGGCCGTCGTCTACCTCGCCACCGCACCCAAGTCCATCGCCGTCTACCGCGGCTTCAACGCCGCACACCGCGCTGCCCGCCGCACCGGCTCACTCATGCCGCCCGCCCACATCCTCAACGCCCCGACCCGGCTGATGATGGACCTCGGCTACGGCAAGGACTACCAGTACGACCCGGACACCACCGACGGCTTCTCCGGTGACGACTACTTCCCCGACGGCATGGACCACGAGACGTACTACCAGCCCACCCGCAACGGCTACGAAGCCCAGATCAGCGAACGTCTACGGCACTGGAACGCCTTGCGCGCCCGCCGACGCAGCGGCTGA
- a CDS encoding PadR family transcriptional regulator, with protein sequence MLELAILGFLAEGPLPGHELRRRVSQLTGYTRPLSDGSLYPAINRLTRAGLIERRADPAAGAARYVLSLTAAGRAEMLQRLRKPADHEITDFTRFYVVLAFLSHLPDVAEQHAVLRRRLEFLEEPASFFYDSERPLRAEEVADPYRRGMLLTARATSRAERTWLRETLGEEPPAFDTACTDSDPHAPAAPAS encoded by the coding sequence ATGCTGGAACTCGCGATACTCGGCTTCCTCGCCGAGGGACCCCTGCCCGGACACGAGCTGCGCCGCCGCGTCTCACAGCTGACCGGCTATACGCGGCCGCTCAGTGACGGCAGCCTGTATCCGGCGATCAATCGTCTGACCAGGGCGGGCTTGATCGAGCGGCGCGCAGACCCGGCTGCGGGGGCGGCCCGGTACGTGCTCAGCCTGACCGCGGCCGGACGGGCCGAAATGCTTCAGCGTCTACGCAAGCCCGCCGACCACGAGATCACCGACTTCACCCGGTTCTACGTCGTCCTGGCCTTCCTGTCCCACCTGCCCGACGTGGCCGAGCAGCACGCGGTGCTGCGCAGACGGTTGGAGTTCCTGGAAGAACCGGCGAGCTTCTTCTACGACAGCGAGCGGCCCCTGCGTGCCGAGGAGGTCGCCGACCCCTACCGGCGGGGCATGCTGCTCACCGCCCGCGCGACCAGCCGCGCCGAACGGACCTGGCTGCGCGAGACCCTCGGGGAGGAACCGCCCGCATTCGACACCGCATGCACCGACAGCGATCCGCATGCGCCCGCCGCTCCCGCGAGCTGA
- a CDS encoding ester cyclase produces MNRFVEFINTGNEDLAREVISPDAVFHAPSHPEPLRGPDGYLEVIGMMRGAFPDVQWTLEETVAEGDTVAARFTMLGTHDGEFFGIPASGNKISVQAMNFYYLADGRIVGERGQPDLLGVMQQIGAVPAP; encoded by the coding sequence ATGAACCGTTTCGTCGAATTCATCAATACGGGCAACGAGGATCTCGCCCGCGAGGTCATTTCTCCGGACGCGGTGTTCCACGCGCCAAGCCACCCGGAACCACTGCGGGGGCCCGATGGGTACTTGGAAGTCATCGGCATGATGCGCGGCGCCTTCCCCGACGTCCAGTGGACGCTGGAGGAGACAGTCGCCGAAGGCGACACTGTGGCCGCGCGGTTCACCATGCTGGGAACCCACGACGGTGAATTCTTCGGGATCCCGGCGAGCGGCAACAAGATCTCGGTGCAGGCCATGAACTTCTACTACCTGGCCGACGGCCGGATCGTCGGCGAACGGGGCCAGCCCGATCTCCTCGGGGTGATGCAGCAGATCGGTGCCGTACCGGCGCCATGA
- a CDS encoding IS5 family transposase gives MCGLRTCYSTDLSDPEWEILRPLVPAVRPGGRPAKHTRREILNALAYWLRAGCAWRLLPHDLPPWQTVYHYWRRWQQEGVWERMLTALRERERVQLGRDPTPSAAIVDSQSVRASERGGLHGYDGGKKVSGIKRHLLVDTRGTVLVACVSPASIGDRDGAVVLFSQAADAFPRLRHVWADQGYRGADFHAWAREATGISVDVVQRRHGGFRSTWARVGAPSPAVPLFAVVPRRWMVERTFAWLGRCRRLSRDYEYLRVCSENAIYLTMAMLLVRRLARSAR, from the coding sequence GTGTGCGGGCTGCGTACCTGTTACTCGACGGATCTGTCCGATCCGGAGTGGGAGATCCTTCGTCCGCTGGTTCCGGCGGTCAGGCCGGGTGGACGACCGGCGAAACATACGCGGCGAGAGATCCTCAACGCGTTGGCGTACTGGCTGCGGGCTGGCTGTGCCTGGAGACTGCTGCCGCATGACTTGCCACCGTGGCAGACCGTCTATCACTACTGGCGGCGATGGCAGCAAGAAGGCGTGTGGGAGCGGATGTTGACGGCGTTACGTGAACGCGAGCGGGTGCAGCTCGGCCGTGATCCCACTCCCAGCGCGGCCATCGTGGACAGTCAGAGTGTCCGGGCCAGTGAGCGCGGTGGCCTGCACGGGTACGACGGCGGCAAGAAGGTCAGCGGCATCAAGCGCCACCTGCTCGTCGATACCCGCGGCACTGTCCTGGTGGCCTGCGTGAGCCCGGCGAGCATCGGCGATCGCGACGGCGCCGTGGTGCTGTTCTCCCAGGCTGCCGATGCCTTTCCGCGTCTGCGGCATGTGTGGGCGGACCAGGGGTACCGCGGCGCTGACTTCCACGCCTGGGCCCGGGAAGCCACCGGCATCTCCGTGGACGTCGTGCAACGCCGTCATGGAGGATTCCGCTCGACCTGGGCTCGGGTGGGAGCACCGTCTCCGGCTGTGCCCCTCTTCGCGGTGGTCCCGCGGCGCTGGATGGTAGAGCGGACATTCGCCTGGCTGGGACGGTGCCGCCGCCTATCGAGGGACTACGAGTACCTGCGCGTCTGCTCGGAGAACGCCATCTACCTCACCATGGCCATGCTCCTCGTGCGGCGCCTCGCAAGATCAGCCCGCTGA
- a CDS encoding ABC transporter ATP-binding protein has translation MEIRDVHHAYRRRVVLRGVDLRLRAGTLCGIVGENGAGKSTLLKILSGELRPTHGSVRHSGRFGYCPQHVVLNDALTVRQHLTFFQTAYRLTDVRYAEEIMDVLGFTGYADERAGVLSGGTRQKLNVTLALMHDPQVLLLDEPYQGFDWDTYQRFWDLAARLRDAGGSVLVVSHLAYDTERLDELWRLDSGMLRADKAGAAA, from the coding sequence GTGGAGATCAGGGATGTGCATCATGCCTACCGTCGGCGTGTGGTCTTGCGGGGCGTTGACCTGCGGCTTCGGGCCGGAACTCTGTGCGGGATCGTCGGGGAGAACGGCGCCGGCAAGTCCACGCTGCTGAAAATTCTGTCCGGCGAACTACGGCCCACGCATGGATCGGTCCGTCATAGCGGCCGGTTCGGCTACTGCCCACAGCACGTGGTCCTCAATGACGCGCTGACCGTCCGTCAGCACCTGACGTTCTTCCAGACGGCCTACCGCCTCACCGATGTGCGCTACGCCGAAGAAATCATGGACGTGCTGGGCTTCACCGGATACGCCGATGAGCGGGCCGGGGTTCTCAGCGGCGGCACGCGGCAGAAGTTGAACGTGACGCTGGCGCTCATGCACGATCCGCAGGTCCTGTTGCTGGACGAGCCGTATCAGGGCTTCGACTGGGACACCTACCAGCGGTTCTGGGATCTGGCCGCGCGGCTGCGGGATGCGGGAGGCTCGGTCCTGGTCGTCTCCCACCTCGCGTATGACACCGAGCGCCTGGACGAGCTGTGGCGCCTGGACAGCGGAATGCTGCGCGCGGACAAGGCGGGGGCCGCCGCGTGA
- a CDS encoding ABC transporter permease, with product MRFHLTRFAVATRFTLIEHGRNRFAMILVILFVPVWTSLAYLATPDTPARMRLRATGEALAPHGNELTAISGALNAVTLITGFMMFAATFSGSGFDRRLAMAGYPRAHLVLAKVTALALVSAAVAAYATAVICLAWTPRQPLLLAASLFCAGLTYGALGVGFGSLLRREVEGMFAIVMTSIIDLALQNPITSSGADNPVMRYLPSYGAMQASTAAGFSTSPVPGHLALQLTWSGLAALVALLGFRNSTRNCLPTASTSPPGPGSSKADIPAPRQTASPSATASDTEAH from the coding sequence GTGAGGTTTCACCTGACCCGCTTCGCTGTCGCCACCCGGTTCACGCTCATCGAACACGGCCGCAACCGGTTCGCCATGATTCTGGTGATCCTGTTCGTCCCGGTCTGGACCTCCCTGGCGTACCTGGCGACGCCCGACACCCCGGCCCGGATGCGGCTTCGCGCCACCGGGGAAGCATTGGCCCCGCACGGCAATGAACTGACCGCGATCAGCGGAGCGCTCAACGCCGTCACCCTGATCACCGGTTTCATGATGTTCGCCGCCACCTTCTCCGGCAGCGGTTTCGACCGCCGCCTGGCGATGGCCGGCTACCCACGCGCCCACCTCGTCCTGGCGAAAGTCACCGCTCTGGCTCTGGTCTCGGCGGCGGTGGCCGCTTATGCCACCGCGGTCATCTGCCTGGCCTGGACCCCCCGCCAGCCTCTCCTGCTCGCCGCCTCCCTGTTCTGCGCCGGACTCACTTACGGCGCTCTGGGAGTCGGCTTCGGGTCCCTGCTACGCCGGGAAGTCGAGGGGATGTTCGCCATCGTGATGACCAGCATCATCGATCTCGCGCTGCAGAACCCCATCACGAGTTCCGGGGCTGACAACCCGGTCATGCGCTACCTGCCCTCGTATGGGGCCATGCAGGCCAGTACGGCGGCCGGATTCTCCACCAGCCCGGTCCCCGGGCATCTGGCCCTCCAGCTCACCTGGTCCGGGCTGGCCGCCCTCGTCGCCTTGCTGGGCTTCCGCAACAGCACCCGCAACTGCCTGCCGACCGCCTCCACTTCGCCGCCCGGGCCGGGAAGCAGCAAGGCCGACATTCCCGCACCGCGCCAAACTGCCAGCCCATCGGCCACGGCGTCCGACACGGAAGCACACTGA
- the uppS gene encoding polyprenyl diphosphate synthase, with protein MRPTTHSTTADLDASLPAQRGRPTHRPPTGEDPSLRAAYRLCRRTTRQHDPAIYILIQLMPTVLRPAGWTLWAAATVLDDLADQQDAEPAERAARVEAWTEALQCDLAAGISRDPVRHALVDTALRWGLDLSSLRGAMNSTRDDTRGRHFADWAAWRAWCSEEVVPWVDQVRHLFERAGAPMTLRLDRQQDFKRFIDGAQLTDILTDLSADLAQGDLLLPQEALDAFPGAEDDLRKGSWSPATAALIRELTALARQWVTRPAMTRGMHPGAATVLDTAACLMRAQLDAVDAAGHALLKRAPRLSLAARTRILAPARIRSKLAWSLTPLTVPGPRRPAVTMSGPSPEAESTTLRPPPPHPGGARPPQIAADRMPAHVAVIMDGNGRWAEQRGLPRPEGHRAGTAAGHEMVYGALEIGLRHLTLYAFSTENWKRDTEEITTILEAIRRDLDEGPIRDLDVRQRWLGHPDRLPEELVQALLREERRTRNRTGLTLTVCINYGGRDEITRTAAALAQAAHAGDIDPHLIGEDDFARHLPHPDMPDVDLLWRTGNEQRTSNFLPWYTTYAELSFTPNYWPDVDRRDLWQAMTEYSRRQRRHGGATQ; from the coding sequence ATGCGCCCCACCACACACTCCACTACGGCAGACCTCGACGCCTCTCTGCCAGCACAACGAGGGCGACCCACCCACCGCCCGCCCACCGGCGAAGACCCGTCTCTGCGGGCGGCGTACCGGCTGTGCCGACGCACCACGCGACAGCACGATCCCGCGATCTACATCCTCATCCAGCTGATGCCGACCGTGCTGCGCCCGGCCGGGTGGACCCTGTGGGCGGCAGCGACCGTCCTGGACGACCTGGCCGACCAGCAGGATGCGGAGCCGGCCGAACGTGCGGCCCGCGTCGAAGCGTGGACAGAAGCCCTGCAGTGCGACCTGGCGGCCGGCATCAGCAGGGATCCGGTCCGGCACGCCCTTGTGGACACCGCCCTGCGATGGGGCCTGGACCTGTCCAGCCTACGAGGCGCCATGAACAGCACACGCGATGACACCCGCGGCCGGCACTTCGCCGACTGGGCCGCGTGGCGGGCCTGGTGCAGCGAGGAGGTCGTGCCCTGGGTCGACCAGGTACGGCACCTGTTCGAACGGGCCGGAGCGCCGATGACGCTCCGGCTGGACCGGCAGCAGGACTTCAAGCGGTTCATCGACGGCGCCCAGCTCACCGACATCCTCACCGACCTGAGCGCCGACCTCGCCCAGGGCGACCTGCTCCTGCCGCAGGAAGCCCTGGACGCCTTCCCCGGCGCCGAGGACGACCTGCGGAAAGGGAGCTGGAGCCCGGCCACAGCGGCTTTGATCCGGGAGCTGACGGCTCTGGCCCGTCAATGGGTGACCAGGCCCGCGATGACCAGAGGTATGCACCCGGGCGCTGCCACCGTGCTCGACACGGCCGCCTGCCTGATGCGCGCCCAGCTCGATGCCGTCGACGCGGCCGGCCACGCCCTGCTCAAGCGTGCCCCGCGCTTATCTCTCGCGGCCCGCACCCGCATCCTCGCCCCCGCACGCATTCGCTCGAAACTGGCCTGGAGCCTGACGCCCCTGACCGTACCCGGACCCCGACGACCCGCGGTGACCATGAGCGGTCCGAGCCCTGAAGCCGAAAGCACCACTCTTCGGCCCCCGCCACCGCACCCCGGCGGCGCCCGGCCCCCGCAGATTGCGGCCGACCGGATGCCCGCCCACGTGGCGGTCATCATGGACGGCAACGGCCGCTGGGCCGAGCAGCGCGGTCTGCCCCGCCCGGAGGGCCACCGCGCCGGCACGGCCGCCGGCCACGAGATGGTCTACGGCGCCCTGGAGATCGGCCTGCGCCACCTGACCCTCTACGCGTTCTCCACCGAGAACTGGAAACGCGACACCGAGGAGATCACCACGATCCTGGAAGCGATCCGACGCGACCTCGACGAGGGACCCATCCGTGACCTCGACGTACGCCAGCGCTGGTTGGGCCACCCCGACAGACTGCCCGAGGAACTCGTCCAGGCTCTCCTGCGCGAGGAGCGCCGCACCCGCAACCGCACCGGCCTAACCCTCACCGTCTGCATCAACTACGGCGGCCGCGACGAGATCACACGGACAGCCGCAGCCCTCGCCCAGGCAGCCCACGCAGGCGACATCGACCCCCACCTCATCGGTGAAGACGACTTCGCCCGCCACTTGCCCCACCCCGACATGCCGGACGTCGACCTGCTGTGGCGCACCGGCAACGAACAGCGCACCTCCAACTTCCTTCCCTGGTACACCACTTATGCCGAGTTGTCCTTCACCCCCAACTACTGGCCCGACGTCGACCGGCGTGATCTGTGGCAGGCCATGACCGAATACAGCCGACGCCAACGCCGCCACGGCGGCGCCACGCAGTAA